One Tamlana carrageenivorans genomic region harbors:
- a CDS encoding HlyD family secretion protein, which translates to MKDLFPKEILSSTTEVHQFMHGKKSQIIYSVILITLLVVICLLPVLKVSIYTSARGIVRPDKERFTLQVPNSGKITHVNLKNNTEVTKGDTLLVMDNAIILEKYNLAQQQIVDLSAFVEDLSYLLNTKNVKLTELQSGKYKKEYLLYKQKKLELRTRLNKLKIDKERSAKLFDKGVIARVEFEDTNFEYDLALSNFNQLNQQQFSTWQSSLTEFQNKLLELKSTSAQLEKNKSQFVITAPITGVLINTAAMEVGSYLNAGQTFVDISPNTNLLVECYISPQDIGLLKMDNEVHFQLDAFNYNQWGLATGRVTDIGKDVEIINNTSMFKVLCQLHNKELQLKNGFVGKLKKGMTLSAQFKLAKRSLFDLLYDKVDNWLNPSAKSFADTNQVTMTKL; encoded by the coding sequence ATGAAAGACCTATTTCCTAAAGAAATTTTAAGTAGCACTACCGAAGTCCATCAGTTTATGCATGGCAAAAAAAGTCAGATTATTTATAGTGTTATTTTAATAACCTTACTTGTGGTTATTTGTTTATTGCCAGTGTTAAAGGTTTCTATTTACACCAGTGCAAGGGGCATTGTAAGGCCAGATAAAGAGCGTTTTACTTTACAAGTCCCAAATTCGGGTAAAATTACACATGTAAATTTAAAAAATAACACAGAGGTCACTAAAGGGGATACCCTTTTGGTTATGGACAATGCTATCATCCTTGAAAAATACAATTTAGCGCAGCAGCAAATTGTTGATCTGAGTGCGTTTGTTGAAGATTTATCGTATTTGTTGAATACCAAAAATGTTAAGTTAACAGAACTTCAATCAGGGAAATATAAAAAAGAGTATCTGTTATACAAACAGAAAAAATTAGAGTTACGTACCCGACTTAATAAACTTAAAATCGATAAAGAGCGCAGTGCCAAGCTATTTGATAAAGGTGTTATTGCAAGGGTGGAATTTGAAGATACTAATTTTGAGTACGATTTGGCTTTAAGCAATTTCAATCAATTAAACCAACAACAGTTTAGTACCTGGCAATCTAGTTTAACAGAATTCCAAAACAAGCTACTAGAATTAAAAAGTACTAGCGCACAGCTTGAAAAAAACAAGTCGCAATTTGTGATAACCGCACCAATTACTGGAGTTTTAATTAATACCGCTGCTATGGAGGTGGGCAGCTATTTAAATGCCGGACAAACCTTTGTGGACATTTCACCAAACACCAACTTATTAGTAGAGTGTTATATATCGCCTCAAGATATAGGCTTGTTAAAAATGGATAACGAAGTTCATTTTCAATTAGATGCTTTTAATTACAACCAATGGGGCTTAGCCACAGGCCGTGTTACCGATATAGGGAAGGATGTAGAAATAATAAACAACACCTCTATGTTTAAAGTCTTGTGTCAGCTACATAATAAAGAGTTGCAACTTAAAAATGGTTTTGTTGGCAAACTAAAAAAAGGAATGACACTAAGTGCTCAATTTAAATTAGCTAAACGCAGCCTATTTGACTTGTTGTACGACAAGGTAGATAATTGGTTAAACCCAAGCGCGAAGTCCTTTGCTGATACAAATCAAGTAACCATGACGAAGCTTTAA
- a CDS encoding HTH domain-containing protein, protein MKNLKNLERLQQLHQRISQENTGTPKELAHNMRISERTVYKLIEQLKDLTAPICYNRKRKTYFYCDDFELQVSISVTALSNNEAIEVFGGSYFLKKNTSLQGLCSERVYFSHTKTKALDAVS, encoded by the coding sequence ATGAAAAACCTAAAAAACTTAGAGCGGTTGCAGCAATTGCATCAACGTATAAGTCAGGAAAACACCGGAACACCTAAGGAATTAGCGCATAACATGCGCATTAGCGAGCGTACAGTATATAAACTCATCGAGCAATTAAAGGATTTAACAGCACCAATATGCTACAACCGTAAGCGCAAAACCTATTTTTATTGCGACGATTTTGAGTTGCAAGTAAGTATATCGGTAACCGCATTAAGTAATAACGAAGCCATTGAGGTTTTTGGCGGCAGCTATTTTTTAAAGAAAAATACTTCACTGCAAGGTTTGTGCAGTGAACGCGTTTACTTTAGCCATACCAAAACAAAAGCGCTGGACGCAGTGAGCTAG
- a CDS encoding IS4 family transposase has product MNKSKNFSGQPIIKQVLNFILPKDVHRTAKKHNSDRYTKKFTTYEHLATMVFTVISGCSSLREVSSIMLACEGKINHLGLTDFPKRSTLSDANRRRSSEVFADIYHLLYKRYHRFLSDSRPLEPAVKNLKIVDSSTIPLFSDILKGVGRNPLNGKKKGGIKMHTMINAMEDVPCLIKFSSAATHDHTFLKDLELKKGSYVVFDKGYVDYEQYQKWTLEDVYFVTRQKDNARYTSLEEFDISNKVDDAVLKDEKIGLTDKNGNAFSLRRIAFWHEKHQKVYEFITNNYDLDADKIADIYKNRWQIETMFKRLKQNFPLKYFLGDNQNAIEIQIWVSLIIQLIMLVIQRKAQRNWAYSNMMSVIRYHLMTYIDLFKFLKNPEANWEEITTKNIGQLSLFDP; this is encoded by the coding sequence ATGAATAAAAGTAAAAACTTTAGCGGACAACCCATAATCAAACAGGTATTAAATTTCATTTTGCCCAAAGATGTTCATCGGACAGCCAAAAAGCACAACAGCGATCGCTATACCAAAAAGTTTACCACCTATGAGCATTTGGCCACTATGGTATTTACCGTGATCAGTGGCTGTAGCTCACTTCGTGAGGTTTCCAGTATTATGCTTGCCTGCGAGGGAAAGATCAACCATCTAGGACTCACGGACTTTCCAAAACGCAGTACCTTGTCAGATGCTAACAGGAGAAGAAGCTCTGAAGTATTTGCCGATATTTATCATTTACTCTACAAACGTTACCATCGCTTTTTATCGGACAGCAGACCCTTAGAACCTGCAGTGAAGAACCTTAAAATCGTTGATTCCTCGACCATCCCCCTATTTAGTGACATTCTTAAAGGTGTAGGAAGGAACCCGCTCAACGGCAAAAAGAAAGGAGGTATCAAGATGCATACTATGATAAACGCCATGGAAGACGTTCCTTGTCTGATTAAGTTTTCAAGCGCGGCCACGCACGACCACACCTTTTTAAAAGACCTGGAACTCAAGAAGGGCTCTTATGTGGTTTTTGACAAAGGGTATGTGGATTATGAGCAATACCAAAAATGGACACTGGAAGATGTTTACTTTGTGACTCGGCAAAAGGACAATGCTCGCTATACAAGCCTTGAAGAGTTTGATATCTCCAATAAAGTGGACGATGCTGTCTTAAAGGACGAAAAAATAGGGCTTACGGACAAAAACGGCAATGCTTTTTCCCTGAGGAGAATCGCTTTTTGGCACGAAAAGCACCAAAAAGTTTATGAGTTCATCACTAATAATTATGATCTTGATGCAGACAAAATAGCCGACATCTATAAAAATAGGTGGCAGATTGAGACGATGTTCAAGCGGCTTAAACAGAACTTTCCGCTAAAGTATTTTTTGGGAGACAATCAAAATGCCATCGAAATACAAATCTGGGTCAGTTTGATAATCCAGCTCATTATGCTTGTGATCCAAAGAAAAGCCCAAAGAAACTGGGCTTATTCCAATATGATGTCCGTCATACGATACCATTTGATGACATATATCGATTTGTTCAAATTCCTGAAAAACCCAGAAGCTAATTGGGAAGAGATTACAACCAAAAACATTGGGCAATTAAGCCTTTTTGACCCATAA
- a CDS encoding ABC transporter ATP-binding protein: MLRVNQLTFSYHKKPVLANISFQVKPGENLAIIGESGCGKSTLLKLLYGEYDLDGGHIFWKEDEILGPKYNLVVGYDFMKYVAQEFDLMPYTSVAENIGKFLSNFFPEEKKERTAELLEVVELTAFAKTKVKLLSGGQKQRVAIARALAKQPEIMLLDEPFSHIDNFKKQSLRRNVFQYLKKKNISCIVATHDKEDVLGFADQMIVLSDHKILEHNTPEKLFKSPKTPLIASFFGEFNTIEGDLIYAHQLQVVNRSNLKATIKRSYYKGHFYLVEADLKGQTIFFEHDKTLMASDEVYLEVNK; the protein is encoded by the coding sequence ATGCTACGCGTTAATCAACTTACTTTTTCTTATCATAAAAAACCTGTTTTAGCCAATATTTCATTTCAGGTGAAACCGGGTGAAAACTTAGCCATTATTGGAGAAAGCGGTTGCGGAAAAAGCACCCTTTTAAAACTTTTGTATGGTGAATATGATTTGGATGGCGGACATATTTTTTGGAAGGAAGACGAAATTCTAGGGCCCAAATACAACTTGGTAGTTGGCTACGATTTCATGAAATATGTGGCACAAGAATTCGATTTGATGCCCTATACCTCGGTAGCCGAAAATATTGGGAAATTCCTATCTAATTTCTTTCCTGAAGAAAAAAAAGAACGCACTGCCGAACTTCTTGAAGTGGTAGAACTTACAGCTTTCGCAAAAACCAAAGTAAAACTTTTAAGTGGCGGACAAAAACAGCGGGTAGCCATAGCGCGGGCTTTAGCAAAACAACCTGAAATCATGCTTTTAGATGAACCTTTTAGCCATATTGATAATTTCAAAAAGCAAAGTTTAAGACGGAATGTGTTTCAATATCTGAAGAAAAAAAACATCAGCTGTATCGTAGCCACTCATGATAAAGAGGATGTATTAGGTTTTGCCGATCAAATGATCGTTTTAAGCGATCATAAAATCTTAGAGCACAATACCCCTGAAAAACTTTTTAAAAGCCCTAAAACCCCCTTAATCGCGTCTTTTTTCGGAGAATTTAATACTATTGAAGGTGATTTAATCTATGCCCATCAATTGCAAGTGGTAAATCGTTCCAATCTAAAGGCCACTATAAAGCGCTCTTATTATAAAGGACATTTCTATTTGGTGGAAGCCGATTTAAAAGGTCAAACTATATTTTTTGAGCATGATAAGACCTTAATGGCTTCTGATGAGGTATATCTTGAGGTGAATAAATAA
- a CDS encoding zinc-dependent peptidase → MVYTFSFLCLIAVIIFAFRLLKTKKPDSFPEGWKQLLVEHVTFYKDLTPKQRRDFENRIMIFLNEVHIEAVAFDLEDLDRVLVAASAVIPVFGFPEWHYTNLSGVILYPDNFNADYEFGHKNEHRNIMGMVGTGRLEKQMILSRKALHHGFSNATDKSNTAIHEFVHLIDKMDGATDGVPEYIMKHSYSIPWLNLIHKEMEAIHKNKSDIRSYGGTNQAEFFAVASEYFFENPKLMQRKHPELYRMLQMSFHTKK, encoded by the coding sequence ATGGTTTATACTTTTTCATTTTTATGCTTGATCGCTGTAATCATTTTTGCTTTTCGTTTGTTAAAAACAAAAAAGCCTGACTCTTTTCCTGAGGGATGGAAACAGCTTTTAGTAGAGCATGTTACCTTTTATAAGGATTTAACACCCAAACAGAGAAGGGACTTTGAAAATCGTATCATGATTTTTCTAAATGAAGTGCATATTGAGGCGGTTGCGTTTGACTTAGAGGATTTAGATCGAGTATTAGTTGCGGCAAGTGCTGTTATTCCTGTATTCGGATTTCCAGAATGGCATTATACCAATTTGAGCGGTGTTATATTATATCCGGATAATTTTAATGCCGATTATGAATTTGGACATAAAAACGAGCATCGAAATATTATGGGCATGGTTGGTACTGGCCGTTTAGAAAAGCAAATGATACTTTCTAGGAAGGCTTTACATCACGGGTTTTCTAATGCGACCGATAAAAGCAATACTGCCATTCATGAATTTGTACATCTCATAGATAAAATGGATGGCGCTACCGATGGTGTTCCAGAGTATATTATGAAACACAGTTACAGTATTCCGTGGCTAAATCTTATTCATAAAGAAATGGAAGCCATACATAAAAACAAATCGGATATAAGAAGTTATGGAGGAACCAATCAAGCGGAATTTTTTGCTGTAGCTTCCGAGTATTTCTTTGAAAATCCTAAGCTCATGCAAAGGAAGCATCCTGAATTATACCGTATGCTTCAAATGAGTTTTCATACTAAAAAATGA
- a CDS encoding 3-oxoacyl-ACP synthase, with product MASAKIKEALYRLCCDFIDDRFKTIQKTISEIQESLTSETKSSAGDKHETGRAMLQLEREKAGNQWAEIQKTKEILDKVNLSKVSKQIGLGSVVYTSQANYFIAISAGVLKVEEERFYAISSNTPIGQLLMGHTVNDSITFRDQRFIITQVF from the coding sequence ATGGCAAGCGCTAAAATTAAGGAGGCATTATACCGTTTATGTTGCGATTTTATTGATGATCGCTTTAAAACCATTCAGAAAACCATCTCCGAAATTCAAGAGTCTTTAACTTCCGAAACTAAAAGTAGTGCAGGCGATAAACATGAAACGGGCAGAGCCATGCTTCAATTGGAACGCGAGAAAGCAGGAAATCAATGGGCCGAAATTCAAAAAACTAAAGAAATTCTGGATAAGGTCAATTTGAGTAAAGTGTCTAAACAGATCGGTTTAGGGAGTGTGGTTTATACCAGTCAAGCCAACTATTTTATTGCTATTAGTGCGGGCGTGCTAAAAGTTGAGGAAGAGCGTTTTTATGCGATATCTTCAAACACACCTATTGGGCAATTATTAATGGGGCATACTGTAAATGATAGCATCACCTTTAGGGATCAGCGTTTTATTATTACGCAGGTGTTTTAA
- the mtgA gene encoding monofunctional biosynthetic peptidoglycan transglycosylase — protein sequence MRFFRFLFKICFWFVVFTLALVLLYKFVPVPFTPLMVIRYFENDSSKVLKHDWVPIDDISTNLQRAVICSEDQNFLKHSGLDYKAIEKAISSSQKGKRLRGGSTISQQTAKNVFLWPERSWVRKGFETYFTFLIELCWSKQRILEVYLNSIEMGKGIYGAEAASKYWFKKPAKNLSQYEAAAIAAILPNPRKYRASPATAYMESRKAWIVKQMRYFGPLKFKEKDHGKR from the coding sequence ATGCGTTTTTTTAGATTTCTGTTTAAAATTTGCTTTTGGTTTGTTGTGTTTACACTGGCTTTAGTGCTCCTGTATAAATTTGTGCCCGTGCCATTCACCCCGTTAATGGTTATTCGTTATTTTGAAAACGATTCCTCCAAAGTATTAAAACATGATTGGGTTCCTATAGATGACATTTCTACTAATTTACAACGTGCAGTCATTTGTAGTGAAGATCAAAATTTTTTAAAACACTCAGGTTTAGATTATAAAGCTATAGAAAAAGCAATTTCATCTAGCCAAAAAGGAAAACGCTTGCGAGGCGGAAGTACTATAAGTCAGCAAACGGCTAAAAATGTATTTCTTTGGCCAGAACGTAGCTGGGTTAGAAAAGGTTTTGAAACCTATTTCACTTTTTTAATAGAATTGTGCTGGTCTAAACAGCGCATTTTAGAAGTGTATTTAAACAGTATTGAAATGGGAAAAGGTATTTATGGAGCCGAAGCAGCTTCGAAGTATTGGTTTAAAAAACCGGCTAAAAACCTATCACAATATGAAGCGGCTGCCATTGCGGCTATATTACCAAATCCGAGAAAATATAGAGCTTCTCCAGCCACAGCTTACATGGAGTCTAGAAAAGCGTGGATTGTGAAGCAAATGCGCTATTTTGGCCCTTTAAAGTTTAAAGAAAAGGATCATGGCAAGCGCTAA
- the accC gene encoding acetyl-CoA carboxylase biotin carboxylase subunit — MFKKILIANRGEIALRVIRTCKEMGIKTVAVYSTVDEESLHVKFADEAVCIGPAASSESYLKMSNIISAAEITNADAIHPGYGFLSENAKFSRICEEHGIKFIGASPEMIDRMGDKANAKATMKAAGVPCVPGSDGVIESYEDCERIAEETGYPVMLKASAGGGGKGMRGVFKKEDLKAAWDSARQESKAAFGNDDMYMEKLIEEPRHIEIQIVGDSTGRACHLSERDCSVQRRHQKLTEEVPSPFMTPALRKKMGEAAVKAAEYIKYEGAGTIEFLVDKHRNFYFMEMNTRIQVEHPITEQVIDFDLIREQILVAAGVPISGKNYLPKLHSIECRINAEDPFNGFRPSPGMITTLHAPGGHGVRLDTHVYAGYAIPPNYDSMIAKLITTAQTREEAINKMKRALDEFVIEGIKTTIPFHRQLMDHPDYLAGNYTTKFMEDFVMKKE, encoded by the coding sequence ATGTTTAAAAAAATATTAATAGCCAATAGAGGTGAAATAGCACTACGTGTTATTAGAACCTGTAAAGAAATGGGCATTAAAACCGTGGCTGTATATTCTACAGTCGACGAAGAAAGTCTACATGTAAAGTTCGCCGACGAAGCGGTTTGTATTGGACCAGCAGCCAGTAGCGAGTCTTATTTAAAGATGTCAAATATTATATCTGCTGCAGAAATAACTAACGCAGATGCCATTCATCCAGGTTACGGATTTTTGTCTGAAAACGCTAAATTCTCAAGAATTTGTGAAGAGCACGGTATTAAATTTATCGGTGCCTCTCCAGAAATGATTGACCGTATGGGAGATAAAGCGAATGCTAAAGCAACTATGAAAGCTGCAGGTGTTCCTTGTGTTCCAGGTAGTGATGGGGTTATTGAATCTTATGAAGATTGCGAAAGAATTGCTGAAGAAACAGGTTACCCAGTCATGCTGAAAGCTTCTGCCGGTGGTGGAGGAAAAGGGATGCGTGGCGTTTTCAAAAAAGAAGATTTAAAAGCAGCTTGGGACTCGGCAAGACAAGAGTCGAAAGCCGCCTTTGGTAACGACGATATGTACATGGAAAAGCTTATTGAAGAGCCAAGACATATTGAAATTCAAATTGTTGGAGATTCTACAGGTCGTGCGTGTCACTTATCTGAAAGAGATTGCTCGGTACAACGTCGTCATCAAAAATTAACGGAAGAAGTACCTTCACCATTTATGACGCCTGCATTGCGTAAAAAAATGGGTGAAGCGGCAGTAAAAGCGGCAGAGTACATCAAATATGAAGGCGCCGGTACCATTGAGTTTTTGGTAGATAAGCACAGAAACTTCTATTTCATGGAAATGAATACCCGTATTCAAGTAGAGCACCCTATTACTGAACAAGTGATCGATTTTGATTTAATTCGTGAGCAAATTTTAGTAGCTGCAGGTGTGCCAATTTCTGGTAAAAACTATTTACCAAAATTACACTCTATAGAATGTCGTATTAATGCTGAAGATCCTTTTAATGGTTTTAGACCATCGCCTGGAATGATTACTACGTTACATGCTCCTGGAGGTCATGGTGTGCGTTTAGATACTCATGTATATGCAGGGTATGCGATTCCGCCAAACTACGATTCGATGATTGCTAAGTTAATTACAACGGCGCAAACTAGAGAAGAGGCGATTAATAAAATGAAGCGTGCTTTAGATGAGTTCGTGATTGAAGGCATTAAAACAACCATTCCTTTCCACAGACAATTAATGGATCACCCAGATTATTTAGCTGGTAATTATACCACTAAGTTTATGGAAGATTTTGTTATGAAAAAGGAATAG
- the accB gene encoding acetyl-CoA carboxylase biotin carboxyl carrier protein, translated as MDIKEIQNLIKFVAKSGASEVKLEMDDIKITIRTGSESDTTIVHQVPAPQLAPPVVAAPVVEASAPAAAPVAAAPADEDSKYITIKSPIIGTFYRKPSPDKPLFVEVGQTIAEGDVLCIIEAMKLFNEIESEVSGKIVKILVDDSSPVEFDQPLFLVDPS; from the coding sequence ATGGATATAAAAGAAATTCAGAATTTAATTAAGTTTGTTGCCAAGTCTGGTGCAAGCGAAGTTAAACTAGAAATGGATGATATTAAAATCACCATTAGAACTGGGTCTGAGTCAGACACAACTATTGTTCACCAAGTACCTGCACCTCAATTAGCGCCACCTGTTGTCGCTGCTCCTGTAGTGGAAGCCTCGGCTCCTGCTGCCGCTCCTGTAGCTGCTGCTCCTGCCGATGAGGATTCGAAATATATAACTATCAAATCTCCAATTATTGGAACTTTCTATAGAAAGCCATCTCCAGATAAACCATTATTTGTTGAGGTTGGACAGACTATAGCCGAAGGTGATGTCCTTTGTATTATTGAAGCCATGAAACTATTCAATGAAATTGAGTCTGAAGTTTCAGGAAAGATCGTTAAAATATTAGTTGATGATTCTTCACCAGTTGAATTTGATCAACCATTATTTTTAGTAGATCCATCTTAA
- a CDS encoding beta-ketoacyl-ACP synthase III encodes MSKISAAITAVGAYVPEYVLTNQILETMVDTNDEWITSRTGIKERRILKDDGKGTSYLAIKAAQNLIEKNNLDPKSIELVIVATATPDMKAASTASYTASEIGATNAFSFDMDAACSSFLFGMSVAASYIESGRYKNVLLIGADKMSSIINYKDRATCIIFGDGAGAVLFEANDEGYGLKDEYLRSDGTGREFLQATYGGSSHALTAEVLEKGGHYAFQEGRTVFKNAVFNMADAAEKILERNNLTKDTVDWLAAHQANKRIIDATAQRIELDEEKVMINIHKYGNTTSATLPLLINDYESQLKKGDNVIFAAFGGGFNWGSIYLKWAYDSKN; translated from the coding sequence ATGAGTAAAATCTCAGCGGCAATCACAGCTGTAGGTGCATATGTGCCAGAATACGTATTAACCAATCAAATTCTTGAAACGATGGTTGATACCAATGATGAATGGATTACATCCAGAACAGGTATTAAAGAACGCCGTATTCTTAAAGATGATGGTAAAGGTACTTCTTACTTGGCTATAAAAGCAGCCCAAAATCTTATTGAGAAAAACAATTTAGATCCCAAATCTATCGAGTTGGTTATTGTTGCAACAGCGACACCAGATATGAAAGCAGCCTCAACAGCTTCTTATACAGCTTCTGAGATTGGTGCAACCAATGCCTTTTCATTTGATATGGATGCCGCCTGTTCTAGTTTCTTATTTGGAATGTCGGTTGCAGCCAGTTACATTGAATCTGGAAGGTATAAAAATGTATTACTTATTGGAGCCGATAAGATGTCGTCAATAATTAATTATAAAGATAGAGCTACGTGTATCATTTTTGGTGATGGTGCTGGAGCGGTGTTGTTTGAAGCTAACGATGAAGGTTACGGTCTTAAAGATGAATATTTAAGAAGTGATGGTACTGGACGTGAATTTTTACAAGCCACTTATGGTGGTTCATCGCATGCATTAACTGCTGAAGTTCTTGAAAAAGGTGGTCACTACGCTTTTCAAGAAGGACGAACCGTATTCAAAAATGCCGTTTTTAACATGGCCGATGCCGCAGAAAAAATACTGGAACGTAATAATTTAACCAAAGATACCGTTGATTGGTTAGCAGCGCATCAAGCGAATAAACGCATTATCGATGCTACGGCCCAACGTATTGAGTTAGACGAAGAAAAGGTTATGATTAATATTCACAAATACGGGAATACCACATCAGCAACTTTACCTTTATTAATAAATGATTATGAATCGCAATTAAAAAAGGGAGATAATGTTATATTTGCCGCTTTTGGAGGCGGATTTAATTGGGGGTCTATTTATTTAAAATGGGCATACGACTCTAAAAACTAA
- the rpmF gene encoding 50S ribosomal protein L32, whose amino-acid sequence MAHPKRKISKTRRDKRRTHYKATAPQIATCPTTGEAHLYHRAHWHEGKLYYRGQVLIDNSAEIENVA is encoded by the coding sequence ATGGCACATCCTAAGAGAAAAATCTCGAAAACAAGAAGAGATAAGAGAAGAACACATTATAAAGCAACTGCGCCACAGATTGCTACATGCCCTACAACAGGTGAGGCGCATCTATATCACAGAGCGCATTGGCATGAAGGAAAATTATACTACAGAGGTCAAGTATTGATTGATAATTCTGCAGAAATAGAAAATGTGGCATAA